One window of Triticum dicoccoides isolate Atlit2015 ecotype Zavitan chromosome 5A, WEW_v2.0, whole genome shotgun sequence genomic DNA carries:
- the LOC119299617 gene encoding serine carboxypeptidase 1-like — protein sequence MAELGPFRVNPDGKTLSRNRHAWNNLANVIFLESPAGVGFSYSNASIPSGDTRTAVDAYMFLLHWLERFPEYKGRDFYISGESYAGHYVPQLAAVILALRELGATNMNLKGIFVGNPLLDKSNNSYGSLEFLWSHGVISDEVWANVNGPCNSGQGSGCDDSFDEGDIDTYNIYAPVCIQSPDGSIHPSSYLPGYDPCIDAYIDAYLNNPEVQKAMHARTNTDWSECSESLNGWTDSPVSMMPTIGRLVDKGLRVWIYSGDMDDACPITATRYAVKDLNLTITKPWRPWYTPDNEVGGYAQQYEGGFTFASVRGAGHFVPSFQPKRSLVLLYSFMKGVLPPGALPPGVSVWSGV from the exons ATGGCGGAGCTCGGCCCGTTCCGTGTGAACCCCGACGGGAAGACGCTGAGCAGAAACAGGCATGCCTGGAACAATT TGGCAAATGTGATCTTCCTGGAGTCGCCGGCGGGCGTCGGGTTCTCCTACTCGAACGCATCGATACCGAGCGGCGACACGAGGACTGCAGTGGACGCCTACATGTTCCTGCTCCACTGGCTTGAGAGGTTCCCCGAATACAAGGGCCGCGACTTCTACATCTCCGGGGAGAGCTACGCCGGACACTACGTCCCCCAGCTCGCCGCCGTCATCCTCGCCCTCCGCGAACTCGGTGCCACGAACATGAACCTCAAGGGCATCTTC GTCGGCAATCCGCTGCTCGATAAGTCCAATAACTCATATGGATCGTTAGAGTTCCTGTGGAGCCACGGGGTGATCTCCGACGAGGTGTGGGCCAACGTCAACGGGCCGTGCAACTCCGGGCAGGGCAGCGGGTGCGACGACTCGTTCGATGAGGGCGACATCGATACGTACAACATTTACGCCCCGGTCTGCATCCAGTCGCCAGACGGGAGTATCCACCCCAGCAGCTAC TTGCCAGGCTATGATCCGTGCATCGATGCCTATATCGACGCCTACCTCAACAATCCTGAGGTGCAGAAGGCTATGCATGCTAGAACCAACACCGATTGGTCAGAGTGCTC AGAGTCATTGAACGGCTGGACCGATTCCCCAGTTTCCATGATGCCAACCATCGGTCGGCTTGTTGACAAGGGATTAAGAGTCTGGATCTACAG TGGTGACATGGATGATGCGTGCCCGATTACCGCGACGAGGTACGCTGTCAAGGATCTCAATCTGACCATCACAAAACCGTGGCGTCCATGGTACACCCCTGACAACGAG GTTGGAGGCTACGCTCAGCAATACGAAGGAGGGTTCACATTCGCGTCCGTGCGAGGAGCTGGCCATTTCGTCCCTAGCTTCCAGCCCAAGAGATCACTTGTTCTTTTATACTCCTTCATGAAAGGAGTTCTGCCACCTGGTGCTCTGCCACCTGGGGTCTCAGTATGGAGTGGGGTCTAA